A segment of the Gossypium hirsutum isolate 1008001.06 chromosome D10, Gossypium_hirsutum_v2.1, whole genome shotgun sequence genome:
TCGTAATGAGCCTGACTCTTCTGATGAACATTCATCCGAGAATCATAATACTGATGTAGCAATTGCGTTACTTGAAGTTCAAAGGACTACTTGTATGGCTATGCAGAAACTTATTATAATGGTTAGATCCCAAATATCTGTAAATATAAGATGATTCTAAATCATTTTCACTATCTGTGACATCGTGGACCCCTCTAGATTATGGAGATTGACATGTCAAAGCAGCAAGCCAACATGCTAGGTCTAACTACCAGATCGGATGGTCTGAGGTAATTGCTTGACTCTGTTTTGGTGATTCAGTTTGGTCTTTGTATTTTTGTttaatatgtatatgtacatcAGGTGGCTAACCTCTGGATTTGGTGCAGAATCCCACTGATAGAGATAATCTTGGACGAGCTAACCTATTACAGAAAGATACTCCCCCGATTTCTTCAGGttgtcatttatatatatattagcacaAACACACAATTTCGCGTCAAAAAAATGTCTCTGTTCATAAAAGAAAAAAGTCCTTTATCTAGGAGAGAAAATTGCCTGGGTAGGTGTTGAACAAACAGGTGCTACCTTTTATCCAGCTGATTCACTTAGGCATCACCTTGTCCTTTGATTGTACACTTTGCTCAACTATATATTGCTTGACTTTTGAAGGTAGCTCATTTCCATCATCAGTCTCAGATAGTGTTTCATCagtttttaattttaggattttcaaggataGACTTCAACTAATCTTTTGgaaaaactatttttaatatcCTTTCTGATTGGATATTTCTCCTATTGACATATCTCAAGCTCAGCATTTGTTTCAGctttaataaaatgttattaaatgTCTCTTTGATAGCTACAGTTCATTTAATCTTTTAGTACCTATGTAAAGAGTTCCTCTTCTAATTGCAATTTTGTTCCTATTGACATATTACATGATCATTATTTCCAACCATGAATACACTTTTTTCAGATCTTTAATGACCCAAAATGGAAGCTTGAAATCATTGTGCAGTACTTACTTAAATACACAGCTAAGGTTAGTAACTAAGATTTTGTAAATGGTTTGCCAATGATCTATAttgaaaacttttaatttttactgCAAATTGTGATCAAAGTCTGGACaacatattatttaaatattcttATTCTGTAATATAGCCTGTTCGTACTCGGAGATCGAATGGCCCTTCGGAAGATTCTACGTTTCTCGGAGTTTTGAAGTCCTTTTCAGATAGCAGCAGCGTAAgaagaattataaaaaaactcAATGTAGAAGTTATTCAGTTGCTTTTGGCGCATGCTTTTCTTGTAAGTCTTCTCTGATTTTATTGCGAGTAGAGATAGTTGAAATGAATATCTGCTGTTGTTTCTTTTATTGTCTTCTGGAGCAACAAAAATTCTGCTATCAATTATATCGGGATTAAGAAGTGGCAGGTGCTTGGAAGGATGATTTTTTCATTGGTAGTACGTGGGGTTCATTTCCATGGTTCCTTATCCAAAATGTCCATTCATATCATGTTATGTTTTGCTCAACTTGTTGATATGATCAAGATTTGAGAAACTTAATTGGAACTATCTACACCAAAAATTGCATGCTTTATGGTTGTAGTCTTGTAGAATAAGACATGAGCGATGAAATTAATGTGAATCTAAATTCGAAGCTAAAATTTGGAACTTTTTTTCATCTTTCCTTTGGTGTTATTAACTCTGAGATTTTCAAGATCTTTGTTAAGCAGTGAGTACTAATTCAGAACTGTTATGAAAATCATCTCcacaattttcttttcctttgcttttttgttttaattgattAGCTCTTATGATGTTTGTTCCAGGCCTATATGTCCTTGACATCTCAGCAACAGCTTCCTGGGATGCCTGGTTGCAATGAAGCTGTAATAGACAGCTTGTCTCTTGTGGAAATATCTAAGAACGTAGCTGCTGCTTTCAATAGTCTAAGAGAAGCAGATAAGTAAGCTTCTTTTATCTCACTGTAATTTCCTTTGTAATGCGTGCAACAATTACATCCCAAATGAGCTGCAATCAAGCTCTAGGGTCATGTTTGAGCGACTAACATATCAATGCGGATTTTGCTAACAAGTGCATTGTCTATCTCATGTTGTAGGAAGATTCAGATTTCATCTCTTGGAAAAGAAGCACTATTTACAGCAACAATGATCATTTCGACGTCATAGGAAACCGAGAGAAAGATGCGGATGACTTCTGGTTCCGAAAGGGTTGCATTATTAAATGTTAGTAGTTTGCTTGGCCATCACTGTATTAGTTTTACCTAGCTCTGTTTTCAGTTCCATTCCGGTACGGCTGATTTGGTTGGTACACTCTAATCTGGTTATAAACCATAACCATAAAGCTTATATTTCGTTTAGTTAAAAT
Coding sequences within it:
- the LOC121222303 gene encoding negative regulator of systemic acquired resistance SNI1 isoform X2, whose product is MPKMTVRSLSGMDFLEAVRIASIVPENETPPTKKMVEAVFQILRAGKSLELIMSSYELLNEIEKRFPRIYVSESSGNGSPELVVIEEAWLPFMVSLDVMSSEKETNRRKLRGLFDPNGFHELITGLAEMAYKTNSQRLDTKFLGNMLLFQYLVNVLEGDFLARISMYKESMNWNFLRECLINMLLASKRVNYRVLMKECLHTICGLYQDYAGIRNEPDSSDEHSSENHNTDVAIALLEVQRTTCMAMQKLIIMIMEIDMSKQQANMLGLTTRSDGLRIPLIEIILDELTYYRKILPRFLQIFNDPKWKLEIIVQYLLKYTAKPVRTRRSNGPSEDSTFLGVLKSFSDSSSVRRIIKKLNVEVIQLLLAHAFLAYMSLTSQQQLPGMPGCNEAVIDSLSLVEISKNVAAAFNSLREADKKIQISSLGKEALFTATMIISTS